A stretch of the Streptomyces venezuelae genome encodes the following:
- a CDS encoding DNA-directed RNA polymerase subunit beta' — MLDVNFFDELRIGLATADDIRTWSHGEVKKPETINYRTLKPEKDGLFCEKIFGPTRDWECYCGKYKRVRFKGIICERCGVEVTRAKVRRERMGHIELAAPVTHIWYFKGVPSRLGYLLDLAPKDLEKVIYFAAYMITFVDDERRTRDLPSLEAHVSVERQQIENRRDADLEARAKKLETDLAELEAEGAKADVRRKVREGAEREMKQLRDRSQREIDRLDEVWNRFKNLKVQDLEGDELLYRELRDRFGTYFDGSMGAAALQKRLESFDLEEEAERLREIIRTGKGQKKTRALKRLKVVSAFLQTSNSPKGMVLDCVPVIPPDLRPMVQLDGGRFATSDLNDLYRRVINRNNRLKRLLDLGAPEIIVNNEKRMLQEAVDALFDNGRRGRPVTGPGNRPLKSLSDMLKGKQGRFRQNLLGKRVDYSARSVIVVGPQLKLHQCGLPKAMALELFKPFVMKRLVDLNHAQNIKSAKRMVERGRTVVYDVLEEVIAEHPVLLNRAPTLHRLGIQAFEPQLVEGKAIQIHPLVCTAFNADFDGDQMAVHLPLSAEAQAEARILMLSSNNILKPADGRPVTMPTQDMVLGLFFLTTDGELRDTKGEGRSFGSTAEAIMAFDAGELALQSQVDIRFPVGTIPPRGWVPPVAEEGEQEFQQGDTFRLRTTLGRALFNELLPEDYPFVDYSVGKKQLSEIVNDLAERYPKVIVAATLDNLKAAGFHWATRSGVTVAISDVVVPEAKKEIVAGYEAQDEKVQKQYERGLITKDERTQELIAIWTKATNEVAEAMNANFPKTNPIFMMVDSGARGNMMQMRQIAGMRGLVSNAKNETIPRPIKASFREGLSVLEYFISTHGARKGLADTALRTADSGYLTRRLVDVSQDVIIREEDCGTERGLKLKIGVRGEDGVLRKADDAETSVYARMLAEDLVIDGKVIAPANVDLGDVLIDAVIANGVEEVKVRSVLTCESAVGTCAFCYGRSLATGKLVDIGEAVGIIAAQSIGEPGTQLTMRTFHTGGVAGDDITQGLPRVVELFEARTPKGVAPISEAAGRVRIEETEKTKKIVITPDDGSDETAFPISKRARLEVAEGDHVEVGQKLTAGATNPHDVLRILGQRAVQVHLVGEVQKVYNSQGVSIHDKHIEIIIRQMLRRVTIIESGDAELLPGELVERSKFETENRRVVTEGGHPASGRPQLMGITKASLATESWLSAASFQETTRVLTDAAINAKSDSLIGLKENVIIGKLIPAGTGLSRYRNIRVEPTEEAKAAMYSAVGYDDIDYSPFGTGSGQAVPLEDYDYGPYNG; from the coding sequence GTGCTCGACGTCAACTTCTTCGACGAGCTGCGGATCGGCCTTGCCACCGCGGACGACATCCGTACCTGGTCCCACGGCGAGGTAAAGAAGCCGGAGACCATCAACTACCGCACCCTGAAGCCCGAAAAGGACGGACTCTTCTGCGAGAAGATCTTCGGTCCGACCCGGGACTGGGAGTGCTACTGCGGCAAGTACAAGCGTGTCCGCTTCAAGGGCATCATCTGTGAGCGCTGTGGCGTCGAGGTCACGCGCGCCAAGGTGCGCCGTGAGCGCATGGGCCACATCGAGCTTGCCGCTCCCGTCACCCACATCTGGTACTTCAAGGGCGTCCCGTCGCGCCTGGGCTACCTGCTGGACCTCGCGCCGAAGGACCTCGAGAAGGTCATCTACTTCGCCGCGTACATGATCACGTTCGTGGACGACGAGCGCCGTACCCGCGACCTGCCGTCGCTGGAGGCCCACGTCTCCGTCGAGCGCCAGCAGATCGAGAACCGCCGCGACGCCGACCTCGAGGCCCGCGCCAAGAAGCTCGAGACCGACCTGGCCGAGCTCGAGGCCGAGGGCGCCAAGGCCGACGTGCGCCGCAAGGTGCGCGAGGGCGCCGAGCGCGAGATGAAGCAGCTCCGCGACCGCTCCCAGCGCGAGATCGACCGCCTGGACGAGGTCTGGAACCGCTTCAAGAACCTCAAGGTCCAGGACCTCGAGGGCGACGAGCTCCTTTACCGCGAGCTGCGTGACCGCTTCGGCACGTACTTCGACGGCTCGATGGGTGCCGCGGCGCTGCAGAAGCGCCTGGAGTCCTTCGACCTGGAGGAGGAGGCCGAGCGCCTCCGCGAGATCATCCGGACCGGCAAGGGCCAGAAGAAGACCCGTGCGCTCAAGCGCCTCAAGGTCGTCTCCGCGTTCCTGCAGACCAGCAACAGCCCCAAGGGCATGGTGCTGGACTGCGTCCCGGTGATCCCGCCGGACCTGCGTCCGATGGTGCAGCTGGACGGTGGCCGCTTCGCGACCTCCGACCTGAACGACCTGTACCGCCGTGTGATCAACCGCAACAACCGTCTGAAGCGTCTGCTCGACCTCGGTGCCCCCGAGATCATCGTGAACAACGAGAAGCGGATGCTCCAGGAGGCGGTCGACGCCCTCTTCGACAACGGCCGTCGTGGTCGCCCGGTCACGGGCCCCGGCAACCGTCCGCTGAAGTCCCTCAGCGACATGCTGAAGGGCAAGCAGGGTCGATTCCGTCAGAACCTGCTCGGCAAGCGAGTCGACTACTCGGCGCGTTCCGTCATCGTCGTCGGCCCGCAGCTGAAGCTGCACCAGTGTGGTCTGCCCAAGGCCATGGCGCTGGAGCTCTTCAAGCCGTTCGTGATGAAGCGCCTGGTCGACCTGAACCACGCGCAGAACATCAAGAGCGCCAAGCGCATGGTCGAGCGCGGTCGCACCGTGGTGTACGACGTCCTCGAAGAGGTCATCGCCGAGCACCCGGTGCTGCTGAACCGTGCGCCCACGCTGCACCGCCTCGGCATCCAGGCCTTCGAGCCGCAGCTGGTCGAGGGCAAGGCCATCCAGATCCACCCGCTCGTCTGCACCGCGTTCAACGCGGACTTCGACGGTGACCAGATGGCCGTCCACCTGCCGCTCTCCGCGGAGGCGCAGGCCGAGGCCCGCATCCTGATGCTGTCCTCCAACAACATCCTCAAGCCGGCCGACGGCCGTCCGGTCACGATGCCGACCCAGGACATGGTCCTCGGTCTGTTCTTCCTGACCACCGACGGTGAGCTCCGTGACACCAAGGGCGAGGGCCGGTCCTTCGGCTCCACGGCCGAGGCGATCATGGCGTTCGACGCCGGCGAGCTGGCCCTGCAGTCGCAGGTCGACATCCGCTTCCCGGTGGGCACCATTCCGCCGCGCGGCTGGGTTCCCCCGGTCGCCGAGGAGGGTGAGCAGGAGTTCCAGCAGGGAGACACCTTCCGGCTGCGCACCACCCTGGGCCGCGCGCTCTTCAACGAGCTGCTGCCCGAGGACTACCCGTTCGTCGACTACTCGGTGGGCAAGAAGCAGCTCTCCGAGATCGTCAACGACCTGGCGGAGCGCTACCCCAAGGTCATCGTGGCGGCGACGCTCGACAACCTGAAGGCGGCCGGCTTCCACTGGGCGACCCGTTCCGGTGTCACCGTGGCCATCTCCGACGTCGTGGTCCCCGAGGCCAAGAAGGAGATCGTCGCGGGCTACGAGGCCCAGGACGAGAAGGTCCAGAAGCAGTACGAGCGCGGTCTGATCACCAAGGACGAGCGCACGCAGGAGCTCATCGCGATCTGGACCAAGGCGACCAACGAGGTTGCCGAGGCGATGAACGCGAACTTCCCCAAGACCAACCCCATCTTCATGATGGTTGACTCGGGTGCCCGAGGAAACATGATGCAGATGCGGCAGATCGCCGGTATGCGTGGTCTGGTGTCGAACGCGAAGAACGAGACCATCCCGCGTCCGATCAAGGCCTCGTTCCGTGAGGGCCTGTCCGTGCTGGAGTACTTCATCTCCACCCACGGTGCCCGTAAGGGTCTGGCCGACACCGCCCTGCGTACCGCCGACTCGGGTTACCTGACCCGTCGTCTGGTGGACGTCTCGCAGGACGTGATCATCCGCGAGGAGGACTGCGGCACCGAGCGCGGTCTGAAGCTGAAGATCGGTGTCCGCGGCGAGGACGGCGTGCTGCGCAAGGCGGACGACGCGGAGACCTCGGTCTACGCCCGCATGCTGGCCGAGGACCTGGTCATCGACGGCAAGGTCATCGCGCCGGCCAACGTCGACCTCGGTGACGTGCTCATCGACGCCGTCATCGCGAACGGCGTCGAGGAGGTCAAGGTCCGCTCGGTCCTGACCTGTGAGTCCGCCGTCGGCACCTGTGCCTTCTGCTACGGCCGCTCGCTGGCCACCGGCAAGCTGGTCGACATCGGTGAGGCGGTCGGCATCATCGCCGCCCAGTCCATCGGTGAGCCCGGTACCCAGCTGACGATGCGTACCTTCCACACCGGTGGTGTGGCCGGTGACGACATCACCCAGGGTCTGCCGCGTGTCGTCGAGCTCTTCGAGGCCCGTACCCCGAAGGGTGTCGCCCCGATCTCCGAGGCCGCCGGCCGCGTGCGGATCGAGGAGACCGAGAAGACCAAGAAGATCGTCATCACCCCCGATGACGGTTCGGACGAGACCGCGTTCCCGATCTCGAAGCGTGCGCGCCTCGAGGTCGCCGAGGGCGACCACGTCGAGGTGGGCCAGAAGCTCACCGCGGGTGCCACCAACCCGCACGACGTGCTCCGCATCCTCGGTCAGCGCGCGGTCCAGGTCCACCTGGTCGGCGAAGTCCAGAAGGTGTACAACTCGCAGGGCGTGTCGATCCACGACAAGCACATCGAGATCATCATCCGGCAGATGCTGCGCCGCGTGACGATCATCGAGTCCGGCGACGCCGAGCTGCTTCCGGGCGAGCTCGTCGAGCGGTCGAAGTTCGAGACCGAGAACCGTCGCGTGGTCACCGAGGGCGGTCACCCCGCCTCCGGCCGTCCGCAGCTGATGGGTATCACCAAGGCCTCGCTCGCGACGGAGTCCTGGCTGTCGGCCGCCTCCTTCCAGGAGACGACCCGAGTCCTGACGGATGCGGCGATCAACGCCAAGTCCGACAGCCTCATCGGCCTCAAGGAGAACGTCATCATCGGTAAGCTCATCCCGGCCGGTACGGGTCTGTCCCGCTACCGCAACATCCGGGTGGAGCCCACCGAGGAGGCGAAGGCCGCGATGTACTCGGCCGTCGGCTACGACGACATCGACTACTCGCCCTTCGGCACCGGCTCCGGCCAGGCTGTCCCGCTGGAGGACTACGACTACGGCCCGTACAACGGCTGA